GGAGACGGCACCTTGCTGAGCGCTGTGCGGGCCATGGCAGGGGAAAACGTCCCTGTCCTGGGGGTGAATCTGGGTGGGCTGGGTTTTTTGACCGAGATCACCCTCGAGGAACTCTACCCTGTTCTGGGACAAATCCTTGCAGGAAAGATGGAGACGGAGAAGCGCATGAAACTCTCGGCGAATGTCCTGCGCCGGGGGGAACGGGTCGGCGAATATTCGGTGCTCAACGATGTAGTCATTAACAAGAGCGTACTGGCCCGGATCATCAACCTGCGCACCAACATTAATGGTGCCTATGTCACCACCTATCGTGGGGATGGGGTAATCATTTCTACCCCAACGGGGTCTACAGCTTATTCCCTCGCAGCCGGAGGGCCCATCGTATACCCCTCCATGGATTCCATTCTGATCACGCCCATATGCCCGCATACCTTGACCAACCGGCCGCTCCTCATCCCTGATCGGGACACGGTGGAAATCACCCTCGAATCTGAAGAAGGCGACGTGCGCCTGACCCTCGACGGGCAGATCGG
The genomic region above belongs to Deltaproteobacteria bacterium and contains:
- a CDS encoding NAD(+)/NADH kinase, giving the protein MLNRIGIIIKPNQPDAITLASELIGWLSQRNIQVYLDETIAPMINHPFSCPRSEISRWIDLLIVLGGDGTLLSAVRAMAGENVPVLGVNLGGLGFLTEITLEELYPVLGQILAGKMETEKRMKLSANVLRRGERVGEYSVLNDVVINKSVLARIINLRTNINGAYVTTYRGDGVIISTPTGSTAYSLAAGGPIVYPSMDSILITPICPHTLTNRPLLIPDRDTVEITLESEEGDVRLTLDGQIGCDLHPFDQVVVTKAKDYVFFIKSPFKDYFQILRTKFKWGER